The following proteins are co-located in the Frigidibacter mobilis genome:
- a CDS encoding sulfotransferase: MTGQPTLLFCVGATKAGTSWLYRYLHAHPECRMRSIKELHFFDTVDFDDYAHQFDTYARLRSDLAARLAGAGEWRAGNLQRQIDDVDEIVAALALAQAGDADGAVRAYRDYLFAAARDARLVGDITPGYALLSEQRLTMMAGLSPAVRVLYLMRDPLDRLWSHVRMQAKRQLRAGEEIGLKSRRVLNRVVRRGMETHIPARGDYRATILRLQAAIPPAQLMIEFSERLLTEAGLRRLCAFLGIAWRKADTSERTHEGVKLAINPAQRLEAQAFLAPQYDFVEQNFGPLPLEWQANRAEVRV, translated from the coding sequence GTGACCGGCCAGCCGACACTCCTGTTCTGCGTGGGCGCGACCAAGGCCGGGACCTCCTGGCTGTATCGCTATCTGCACGCGCATCCAGAGTGCCGGATGCGGTCGATCAAGGAGCTGCATTTCTTCGACACAGTCGACTTCGACGACTATGCCCATCAGTTCGACACCTATGCCCGGCTGCGCAGCGACCTTGCGGCACGGCTGGCCGGGGCAGGGGAATGGCGCGCGGGCAATCTGCAGCGGCAGATCGACGACGTGGACGAGATCGTGGCCGCGCTGGCGCTGGCACAGGCCGGGGATGCGGACGGCGCGGTGCGCGCCTACCGCGACTACCTCTTTGCGGCGGCCCGTGATGCGCGTCTGGTGGGCGACATCACCCCCGGCTATGCGCTGCTGTCTGAACAGCGGCTGACGATGATGGCGGGCCTGTCGCCGGCGGTGCGGGTGCTCTACCTGATGCGCGATCCGCTGGACCGGCTCTGGAGCCATGTGCGGATGCAGGCCAAGCGCCAGTTGCGCGCCGGCGAAGAGATCGGCCTGAAATCGCGCCGGGTGCTGAACCGGGTGGTGCGCCGCGGGATGGAAACCCATATCCCGGCCCGGGGCGACTATCGCGCGACGATCCTGCGGCTGCAGGCGGCGATCCCGCCCGCGCAGCTGATGATCGAGTTTTCGGAACGGCTGCTGACCGAGGCCGGCCTGCGCCGGCTCTGTGCCTTCCTGGGCATCGCCTGGCGCAAGGCCGATACCAGCGAGCGCACGCATGAAGGCGTGAAACTGGCGATCAACCCGGCGCAGCGGCTGGAGGCTCAGGCCTTCCTGGCGCCGCAATATGACTTCGTGGAACAGAATTTCGGCCCGCTGCCGCTTGAGTGGCAGGCCAACAGGGCGGAGGTCCGGGTATGA
- a CDS encoding NADH-quinone oxidoreductase subunit C: MSEALTELAGYIEARRGDAVVSTSIAFGELTVTATLAGLSGLIDFLRADPTCAFSTLVDITAVDYPTRPERFDVVYHLLSMYRNHRVRVKVALREEDMVPSITGIHPAANWFEREVFDMFGILFSGHPDLRRILTDYGFRGFPLRKDFPTTGYTEVRYDEAQKRVVYEPVSLTQEYRQFDFMSPWEGARYVLPGDEKSKDAGAKS, from the coding sequence ATGTCCGAAGCCCTGACCGAACTTGCCGGTTACATCGAGGCCCGCCGCGGCGATGCCGTGGTGTCGACCTCCATCGCCTTTGGCGAACTGACGGTGACTGCAACCCTGGCCGGCCTCAGCGGCCTGATCGACTTCCTGCGCGCCGATCCGACCTGTGCCTTCTCGACACTGGTCGACATCACCGCGGTGGATTACCCGACCCGGCCCGAGCGTTTCGACGTGGTCTATCACCTGCTGTCGATGTACCGGAACCACCGCGTCCGGGTGAAGGTTGCCCTGCGCGAAGAGGATATGGTGCCCTCGATCACCGGCATCCATCCGGCGGCGAACTGGTTCGAGCGCGAGGTGTTCGACATGTTCGGGATCCTGTTCTCGGGTCATCCCGACCTGCGGCGCATCCTGACCGATTACGGCTTCCGCGGCTTCCCGCTGCGCAAGGATTTCCCGACCACCGGCTATACCGAGGTCCGCTATGACGAGGCGCAGAAGCGCGTTGTCTATGAGCCCGTGTCGCTGACCCAGGAATACCGGCAGTTCGACTTCATGTCCCCCTGGGAGGGCGCGCGCTACGTGCTGCCGGGTGACGAGAAGTCCAAGGACGCGGGGGCAAAGTCGTAA
- a CDS encoding NADH-quinone oxidoreductase subunit D, translating into MDGNFDDALTGEQKIRNFNINFGPQHPAAHGVLRLVLELDGEIVERCDPHIGLLHRGTEKLMESRTYLQNLPYFDRLDYVAPMNQEHAWCLAIERLTGTVVPRRASLIRVLFCEIGRILNHLMNVTTQAMDVGALTPPLWGFTAREELMVFYERASGARLHAAYFRPGGVHQDLPPKLIDDIEDWAKAFPKLLDDIDGLLTDNRIFKQRNVDIGVVKEEDILTWGYSGVMVRGSGFAWDLRRSQPYECYDEFDFQIPVGTNGDCFDRYLCRMAEMRESTSIILQVLKKLRAEPGDILARGKITPPKRGDMKRSMESLIHHFKLYTEGFHVPAGEVYAAVEAPKGEFGVYLVADGTNKPYRAKIRAPGYLHLQSMDWIASGHQLADVSAIIGTLDVVFGEIDR; encoded by the coding sequence ATGGATGGCAACTTCGACGACGCGCTGACCGGCGAGCAGAAGATCCGCAACTTCAACATTAACTTCGGCCCGCAACACCCTGCGGCGCATGGAGTTTTGCGTCTGGTGCTAGAGCTGGACGGCGAGATCGTCGAGCGCTGCGACCCGCATATCGGCCTGCTGCATCGCGGGACCGAAAAGCTCATGGAATCGCGGACTTACCTGCAGAACCTGCCATATTTCGACCGGCTGGACTATGTGGCCCCGATGAACCAGGAACATGCCTGGTGCCTCGCTATCGAGCGCCTCACCGGCACCGTGGTCCCGCGCCGCGCCAGCCTGATCCGGGTGCTGTTCTGCGAGATCGGCCGTATTCTCAACCACCTGATGAACGTCACCACACAGGCGATGGACGTGGGCGCGCTGACCCCGCCGCTCTGGGGCTTCACCGCCCGCGAAGAGCTGATGGTGTTCTACGAACGCGCCAGTGGCGCGCGGCTGCACGCGGCCTATTTCCGGCCCGGCGGCGTGCACCAGGACCTGCCGCCGAAGCTGATCGACGATATCGAGGATTGGGCGAAGGCCTTCCCGAAACTGCTGGATGACATCGACGGGCTGCTGACCGACAACCGGATCTTCAAGCAGCGCAACGTCGATATCGGCGTGGTCAAGGAAGAGGATATCCTGACCTGGGGCTATTCGGGCGTGATGGTGCGCGGCTCGGGCTTTGCCTGGGACCTGCGCCGCAGCCAGCCCTATGAATGCTATGACGAATTCGACTTCCAGATTCCTGTCGGCACCAATGGCGATTGCTTCGACCGCTATCTGTGCCGCATGGCCGAGATGCGCGAGTCGACCAGCATCATCCTGCAGGTGCTGAAGAAACTGCGCGCCGAGCCAGGCGATATCCTGGCCCGCGGCAAGATCACCCCGCCCAAGCGCGGCGACATGAAGCGGTCGATGGAAAGCCTGATCCACCACTTCAAGCTTTATACCGAGGGTTTCCACGTTCCCGCCGGCGAGGTCTATGCCGCGGTCGAGGCGCCCAAGGGCGAGTTCGGCGTCTATCTGGTCGCCGATGGCACCAACAAGCCCTACCGCGCCAAGATCCGCGCGCCGGGCTACCTGCACCTGCAGTCGATGGACTGGATCGCAAGCGGCCACCAGCTGGCCGACGTGTCGGCGATCATCGGCACGCTGGACGTGGTGTTCGGGGAGATTGACCGCTGA
- a CDS encoding NADH-quinone oxidoreductase subunit A — translation MDDLLREYLPILIFLAMAIALGLVLLLAAVIVAVRNPDPEKVSAYECGFNAFDDARMKFDVRFYLVSILFIIFDLEVAFLFPWAVAFGGLSEVAFWSMMVFLGVLTVGFAYEWKKGALEWE, via the coding sequence GTGGACGATCTGCTGCGAGAATACCTTCCCATCCTCATTTTCCTTGCGATGGCCATTGCGCTTGGTTTGGTGCTGCTGCTTGCCGCGGTGATCGTGGCGGTGCGCAACCCCGACCCGGAAAAGGTTTCGGCCTATGAATGCGGGTTCAACGCCTTTGATGACGCGCGGATGAAGTTCGACGTGCGCTTCTACCTGGTGTCGATCCTGTTCATCATCTTCGATCTGGAAGTCGCCTTCCTGTTCCCCTGGGCCGTCGCCTTCGGTGGGCTGAGCGAGGTGGCCTTCTGGTCGATGATGGTATTCCTCGGCGTGCTGACCGTGGGCTTCGCCTATGAATGGAAGAAGGGGGCGCTCGAATGGGAGTGA
- a CDS encoding NADH-quinone oxidoreductase subunit E yields MLRRLYHEQPAGFAFTPANQAWAEAQITKYPAGRQASAIIPLLWRAQEQQGWLTRAAIEHVAGMLGLAHIRALEVATFYFMFQLQPTGSIAHIQICGTTSCMICGAEDLIAVCREKINARPYTLSENGKFTWEEVECLGACANAPMAQIGKDYYEDLTAEQLRKLLDDLASGAVPVPGPQNGRFSSEPLNGLTSLKEFDSGRTQYNASVQRAVDLGETVKRIDGTEVPLLTPWLKKAGPVTEAVGEPEEPTPGAGLTADMTGITVQEAGADSAAEVPSQPVAADAPSTAPVTTPEAPMPTTGAEAETPASAAENAPETLADAADAPASTDMPAATGQQPAGLAEARGGTPDELRLIEGIGPKIERVLHGLGVFHFDQIAAWTEADVAWVDANLPNFPGRASRDRWVSQARIICEEGREAFLHRAKTNDY; encoded by the coding sequence ATGCTTCGCCGCCTGTATCACGAACAGCCCGCCGGCTTTGCCTTCACCCCCGCCAACCAGGCCTGGGCCGAAGCGCAGATCACCAAATACCCCGCCGGCCGCCAGGCCAGCGCGATCATTCCGCTGCTCTGGCGCGCGCAGGAGCAGCAGGGCTGGCTGACCCGTGCCGCCATCGAGCATGTTGCGGGCATGCTGGGCCTTGCGCATATCCGGGCGCTGGAAGTGGCGACCTTCTACTTCATGTTCCAGCTGCAACCCACGGGAAGCATTGCGCATATTCAGATCTGCGGCACCACCAGCTGCATGATCTGCGGTGCCGAGGACCTGATCGCGGTCTGCCGCGAAAAGATCAACGCGCGGCCCTACACGCTGTCGGAGAACGGCAAGTTCACCTGGGAAGAGGTCGAATGCCTCGGCGCCTGCGCCAATGCGCCTATGGCCCAGATCGGCAAGGACTATTACGAGGATCTGACCGCCGAGCAGCTGCGCAAGCTGCTGGACGATCTGGCCTCTGGTGCGGTGCCGGTGCCCGGCCCGCAGAACGGGCGCTTCTCGTCGGAGCCGCTGAACGGGCTGACCAGCCTCAAGGAGTTTGACAGCGGCCGCACCCAGTACAATGCCAGCGTGCAGCGCGCGGTGGATCTGGGCGAGACCGTGAAGCGCATCGACGGGACCGAGGTTCCGCTGCTGACGCCCTGGCTGAAGAAGGCCGGTCCGGTGACCGAAGCCGTGGGCGAGCCCGAGGAGCCGACGCCCGGCGCCGGGCTGACCGCCGACATGACCGGGATCACCGTGCAGGAAGCCGGCGCCGACAGCGCCGCCGAGGTGCCCTCGCAGCCCGTCGCCGCCGATGCGCCCTCGACCGCGCCGGTGACGACGCCCGAGGCGCCGATGCCCACCACCGGCGCCGAGGCGGAAACGCCCGCCTCTGCCGCGGAGAATGCGCCCGAGACCCTTGCCGACGCTGCGGATGCCCCGGCAAGCACGGACATGCCCGCCGCCACCGGCCAGCAGCCCGCGGGCCTGGCCGAGGCGCGCGGCGGCACGCCCGATGAGCTGCGGCTGATCGAGGGCATCGGCCCCAAGATCGAGCGGGTACTGCACGGGCTTGGCGTGTTCCATTTCGACCAGATCGCGGCCTGGACCGAGGCGGATGTGGCCTGGGTCGATGCCAATCTGCCGAACTTCCCGGGCCGCGCCAGCCGCGACCGCTGGGTGTCGCAGGCGCGGATCATCTGCGAGGAGGGCCGCGAGGCCTTCCTGCACCGCGCCAAGACGAACGACTACTAG
- a CDS encoding NuoB/complex I 20 kDa subunit family protein — protein sequence MGVIAGGVQTGAHTAGADKEVTTAALNRDLQDKGFLLTSVEDVINWARNGSLHWMTFGLACCAVEMMHTSMPRYDIERFGTAPRASPRQSDLMIVAGTLTNKMAPALRKVYDQMPEPRYVISMGSCANGGGYYHYSYSVVRGCDRIVPVDIYVPGCPPTAEALLYGILQLQRKIRRTGTLVR from the coding sequence ATGGGAGTGATTGCTGGGGGCGTGCAGACCGGCGCCCATACCGCGGGCGCCGACAAGGAAGTCACCACGGCCGCGCTCAACCGCGACCTGCAGGACAAGGGCTTCCTGCTGACCTCGGTCGAGGATGTCATCAACTGGGCGCGCAACGGCTCCCTGCACTGGATGACCTTCGGCCTGGCCTGCTGCGCGGTCGAGATGATGCACACCTCGATGCCGCGCTATGATATCGAGCGCTTCGGCACCGCGCCGCGCGCCAGCCCGCGCCAGTCCGACCTGATGATCGTCGCCGGCACGCTGACCAACAAGATGGCCCCGGCGCTGCGCAAGGTCTATGACCAGATGCCCGAACCGCGCTACGTGATCTCGATGGGCTCCTGCGCCAATGGCGGTGGCTATTACCACTACAGCTATTCGGTGGTGCGGGGCTGCGACCGGATCGTTCCGGTGGACATCTACGTGCCCGGCTGCCCGCCCACGGCCGAGGCGCTTCTGTATGGAATCCTGCAGTTGCAGCGGAAGATCCGCCGCACCGGCACCCTCGTCCGCTGA
- the nuoF gene encoding NADH-quinone oxidoreductase subunit NuoF has protein sequence MLKDQDRIFTNLYGMHDRSLKGAQARGHWDGTAGIIAKGRDWIVDEMKKSGLRGRGGAGFPTGLKWSFMPKQSDGRPAYLVINADESEPATCKDREIMRHDPHTLIEGALIASFAMNANACYIYIRGEYIREREALQAAIDECYDAGLLGANAAGSGWDFDLYLHHGAGAYICGEETALLESLEGKKGMPRMKPPFPAGAGLYGCPTTVNNVESIAVVPTILRRGGEWFAGFGRPNNAGVKLFAMSGHVNTPCVIEETMSISMKELIEKHGGGVRGGWSNLKAVIPGGASCPILPADLCDAAIMDYDGMRELKSSFGTACMIVMDQSTDVIKAVWRLSKFFKHESCGQCTPCREGTGWMMRVMERLVTGEAEVEEIDMLLSVTKQVEGHTICALGDAAAWPIQGLIRHYREEIEDRIKAKKTGRMGAMAAE, from the coding sequence ATGCTGAAGGATCAGGACCGGATCTTTACCAACCTCTACGGGATGCATGACCGCAGCCTGAAGGGCGCGCAGGCGCGCGGCCATTGGGACGGCACCGCCGGCATCATCGCCAAGGGCCGCGACTGGATCGTGGACGAGATGAAGAAGTCGGGCCTGCGCGGCCGCGGCGGCGCCGGGTTCCCGACGGGCCTCAAATGGTCGTTCATGCCCAAGCAAAGCGACGGGCGCCCGGCCTATCTGGTCATCAATGCCGACGAATCCGAGCCCGCGACCTGCAAGGACCGCGAGATCATGCGCCACGATCCGCATACGCTGATCGAAGGCGCGCTGATTGCCAGCTTCGCCATGAATGCCAATGCCTGCTACATCTACATCCGCGGCGAGTATATCCGCGAGCGCGAGGCGCTGCAGGCGGCGATCGACGAGTGCTATGACGCGGGGCTTCTGGGCGCGAATGCCGCCGGCTCGGGCTGGGATTTCGACCTTTACCTGCATCACGGCGCCGGCGCCTATATCTGCGGCGAGGAAACCGCGCTGCTGGAAAGCCTCGAGGGCAAGAAGGGGATGCCGCGGATGAAGCCGCCGTTCCCGGCGGGTGCGGGCCTCTACGGCTGCCCGACCACGGTGAACAACGTCGAATCCATCGCCGTGGTGCCGACGATCCTGCGCCGCGGGGGCGAGTGGTTCGCGGGCTTTGGCCGGCCGAACAACGCCGGCGTCAAGCTGTTTGCGATGTCGGGCCATGTGAACACGCCCTGCGTGATCGAGGAGACGATGTCGATCAGCATGAAGGAGCTGATCGAGAAGCATGGCGGCGGCGTGCGCGGCGGCTGGAGCAACCTCAAGGCGGTGATCCCGGGCGGCGCGTCCTGCCCGATCCTGCCGGCGGATCTGTGCGACGCGGCGATCATGGATTATGACGGGATGCGCGAGCTGAAATCCAGCTTCGGCACCGCCTGCATGATCGTGATGGACCAGTCCACCGATGTCATCAAGGCGGTGTGGCGGCTGTCGAAATTCTTCAAGCATGAAAGCTGCGGGCAATGCACGCCCTGCCGCGAGGGCACCGGCTGGATGATGCGGGTGATGGAGCGGCTGGTGACGGGCGAGGCCGAGGTCGAGGAGATCGACATGCTGCTGAGCGTGACCAAGCAGGTCGAGGGCCACACGATCTGCGCCCTTGGCGATGCGGCGGCCTGGCCGATCCAGGGCCTGATCCGGCATTACCGCGAAGAGATCGAGGACCGGATCAAGGCCAAGAAGACCGGCCGCATGGGCGCGATGGCGGCGGAGTGA
- a CDS encoding DUF5337 domain-containing protein — MTKPPTPQDKSTAAEARMVAIVIAVTMVLWMGAQWLGGRFGLEARYVFLFDLAAMAAFFWALVVTWRIWQRQKRQ, encoded by the coding sequence ATGACCAAGCCTCCGACCCCACAGGACAAGTCGACAGCGGCCGAGGCGCGGATGGTCGCCATCGTGATCGCGGTGACGATGGTGCTGTGGATGGGGGCGCAATGGCTGGGCGGCAGGTTCGGGCTTGAAGCCCGCTATGTGTTCCTGTTCGACCTGGCCGCGATGGCCGCGTTCTTCTGGGCGCTGGTCGTGACCTGGCGGATCTGGCAACGGCAAAAGCGCCAGTGA